The Panicum virgatum strain AP13 chromosome 5K, P.virgatum_v5, whole genome shotgun sequence genome has a window encoding:
- the LOC120706829 gene encoding pyrophosphate-energized vacuolar membrane proton pump-like has translation MGTAAAAAADVVIPACAAVGIAFALWQWFLVSKVKVSAYAAAPDNGHHGGPVFRMEDEDEDVGMGGGHDDDEEEGAGDRNVAEARCAEIQSAISVGANSFLFTQYKYLAAFTAIFAVVIFLFLGSVHRFSTDSRPCQYTSGRTCKPALANATFSAIAFLLGAATSAVSGYLGMRIATYANARTTLEARRGIGAAFTTAFRSGAVMGFLLASLGLLVLYGTIKAFGLYYGDDWEGLYESVTGYGLGGSSVALFGRVGGGIYTKAADVGADLVGKVERNIPEDDPRNPAVIADNVGDNVGDIAGMGSDLFGSYAESTCAALFVASISSPGAGHDFAAVAYPLLISAAGLLVCLVTTLLATDMCKVRTVRGVAPALKLQLVVSTVLMTVAALVVSFAALPANFTLFDFGEVKQVKNWHLFFCVAIGLWAGLAIGFTTEYFTSNAYSPVRDVADSCKTGAATNVIFGLALGYKSVIVPVFAIAVSIYVGFTLASIYGIAVAALGMLSTVATGLAIDAYGPISDNAGGIAEMAGMSRRIRQRTDALDAAGNTTAAIGKGFAIGSAALVSLALFGAFVSRAGVADVNVLDPKVFVGLLVGAMLPYWFSAMTMRSVGSAALRMVEEVRRQFAAIPGLMEGRAAPDYARCVRISTDASLREMMPPGALVLLAPLLAGTFFGVRTLAGLLAGALVSGVQIAISASNSGGAWDNAKKYIEAGASDHAKSLGPKGSDAHKAAVIGDTIGDPLKDTSGPSLNILIKLMAVESLVFAPFFAAHGGLIFK, from the exons AtgggcaccgcggcggcggcggcggcggacgtggTCAtcccggcgtgcgcggcggttGGCATCGCCTTCGCGCTGTGGCAGTGGTTCCTCGTCTCCAAGGTGAAGGTGTCGGCCtacgcggcggcgcccgacaaCGGCCACCACGGGGGCCCCGTCTTCCGGATGGaagacgaggacgaggacgtcggcatgggcggcggccacgacgacgacgaggaggagggcgccggcgACCGCAACGTCGCCGAGGCGCGGTGCGCGGAGATCCAGAGCGCCATTTCGGTTG GAGCCAACTCGTTCCTTTTCACGCAATACAAGTACCTGGCCGCCTTCACTGCGATCTTCGCGGTGgtgatcttcctcttcctggGCTCCGTGCACCGGTTCAGCACCGACAGCCGGCCATGCCAGTACACCAGCGGCCGGACCTGCAAGCCGGCGCTCGCCAACGCGACGTTCAGCGCCATCGCCttcctcctcggcgccgccacctccgccgtgTCCGGCTACCTGGGCATGCGGATCGCCACGTACGCGAACGCCAGGACCACCCTGGAGGCCCGGCGCGGCATCGGCGCGGCGTTCACCACTGCGTTCCGGTCCGGCGCCGTCATGGGCTTCCTCCTAGCCTCCCTCGGCCTCCTCGTGCTCTACGGCACCATCAAGGCCTTCGGCCTCTACTACGGCGACGACTGGGAGGGCTTGTACGAGTCGGTGACGGGCTACGGCCTCGGCGGCTCGTCGGTGGCGCTGTTcgggcgcgtcggcggcggcatctACACCAAGGCGGCGGACGTCGGCGCGGACCTCGTCGGGAAGGTGGAGCGCAACATCCCCGAGGACGACCCGAGGAACCCCGCGGTGATCGCGGACAACGTCGGCGACAACGTCGGCGACATCGCCGGGATGGGGTCCGACCTCTTCGGCTCCTACGCCGAGTCCACCTGCGCGGCGCTCTTCGTGGCGTCCATCTCCTCGCCCGGCGCCGGCCACGACTTCGCGGCGGTGGCCTACCCGCTGCTCATCAGCGCCGCGGGGCTCCTCGTCTGCCTCGTCACCACGCTCCTCGCCACGGACATGTGCAAggtccggaccgtccgcggCGTGGCCCCGGCGCTGAAGCTGCAGCTCGTCGTCTCCACCGTGCTGATGACCGTCGCCGCCCTCGTCGTGTCCTTCGCGGCGCTCCCCGCCAATTTCACCTTGTTTGATTTCGGGGAGGTGAAGCAAGTCAAGAACTG GCACCTGTTCTTCTGCGTCGCCATCGGACTATGGGCCGGCCTCGCCATCGGGTTCACCACCGAGTACTTCACCAGCAACGCATACAGCCCTGTCCGGGATGTGGCCGACTCGTGCAAGACCGGCGCGGCGACCAACGTCATCTTCGGGCTGGCCCTCGGGTACAAGTCCGTCATCGTGCCCGTCTTCGCCATCGCCGTGTCCATCTACGTCGGCTTCACGCTGGCCTCCATCTACGGcatcgcggtggcggcgctcgggaTGCTGAGCACGGTCGCCACCGGGCTGGCCATCGACGCCTACGGCCCCATCAGCGACAACGCCGGCGGGATCGCCGAGATGGCCGGCATGAGCCGTCGGATCCGCCAGAGGACCGAcgcgctcgacgccgccggcaaCACCACCGCGGCCATCGGCAAG GGCTTCGCCATCGGGTCCGCCGCGCTGGTGTCGCTGGCGCTGTTCGGCGCGTTCGTGAGCCGCGCGGGCGTCGCGGACGTGAACGTGCTTGACCCCAAGGTGTTCGTGGGTCTCCTCGTCGGCGCCATGCTCCCCTACTGGTTCTCGGCGATGACGATGAGGAGCGTGGGCAGCGCCGCGCTCAggatggtggaggaggtgcgccGCCAGTTCGCCGCCATCCCGGGCCTCATggagggccgcgccgcgccggactACGCGCGCTGCGTCCGGATCTCCACGGACGCCTCGCTCCGGGAGATGATGCCGCCCGGCGCGCTAGTGCTGCtcgcgccgctgctcgccggcaccTTCTTCGGCGTCCGCACGCTCGCCGggctgctcgccggcgcgctgGTCTCCGGCGTCCAG ATCGCCATTTCTGCTTCCAACAGTGGCGGAGCATGGGACAATGCCAAGAAGTATATAGAG GCAGGTGCGTCCGACCACGCCAAGTCACTGGGTCCCAAGGGGTCGGACGCTCACAAGGCCGCCGTGATCGGCGACACCATCGGCGACCCGCTCAAGGACACGTCGGGGCCGTCCCTCAACATCCTGATCAAGCTCATGGCCGTCGAGTCCCTCGTGTTCGCGCCATTCTTCGCCGCCCATGGCGGCCTGATATTCAAGTAG
- the LOC120706828 gene encoding serine/threonine-protein phosphatase 4 regulatory subunit 3-like — protein sequence MTEQERRDAEAGGDPAAATHTSNMQRVKVYRLADGGRWDDQGTGHVSIEYIEGSKELGLTVLDEEDNETLLAHNITSDDIYRKQEETIISWRDHEAATDLALSFQEAAGCSYIWEHICDIQRNLQFSNLGALEIGPRQASESLEASRLMHSNDDSFRSANGEFRELPPVELSNLPFILKTVLEGGITDQIRVAELITQDRDFFPKLVDMFRMCEDLENLDDLHMIFKLVKGIILLNSPSIFDKIFSDEFILDIIGALEYDPEVPRVQRHRAFLKDHVVFKEAIHIENNSVVSKIHQTYRIGYLKDVILPRILDDATLASLNTMIHTNNASVISLLKDDAPFIRQLFARMRSSDISMESKRELVLFLHEFCTLSKSLPLVQQLRLFRDLSGEGVFEIISDVLQSHDRKIVSAGTDILILFLNQDPNLLRSYIVQQEGNSLLGLLVKGMVTDFGEEMHCQFLEILRILMDSFTMSGAHREVIIEIFYERHLDYLVDVIASSCPQRNISRSTSNSACAGRNAGGYRIKPEILLNVCELLCFCVVHHPYKIKCNFLMNNAIEKILALTRRKEKFLVVAAVRFMRTIISRNDEHLIRLVVKFNLLKPIIDVFVENGDRYNMLHSGVLELLEYIRKENIKTLVIYVTESFWDQLTKFEHFGSIQAFKLKYQQYLESAEPRLSASVPDVRKKAEQRGLEKEEEDYFNEDSDEEDSGSGRRAKHAQNQHSKAKVPNGSEADNVESASRPKSAGLVDYDDDDDEDFNPPPKEPSRPSEDDVPLNISIVKRRPVTTVDGKHADGDGRKRQKIETRISCAKIAAATSTASKHRDIQNKHTPQSATSSTSSTEANGALRQHDTNSEEHQHSIENAEASRQPGGDCIKDVGSMSTEKAVNTTNPSDSEPYSVR from the exons ATGACGGAGCAGGAGCGGCGGGACGCGGAGGCGGGGGGCGaccccgcggcggcgacgcacaCCAGCAACATGCAG CGTGTCAAAGTATACCGTTTGGCTGATGGTGGGAGGTGGGATGATCAAGGAACAGGGCATGTTTCTATTGAGTACATTGAG GGTTCAAAAGAACTTGGTTTGACCGTTTTGGATGAAGAGGACAATGAAACACTACTTGCGCACAACATCACATCTGACGATATTTACAGAAAACAAGAAG AAACGATAATTTCATGGAGGGATCATGAAGCAGCAACTGACTTAGCACTAAGCTTTCAGGAAGCTGCAGGATGCTCCTACATATG GGAACACATATGCGACATTCAGAGAAACCTACAATTCAGTAACCTTGGTG CTCTGGAAATTGGTCCTCGTCAAGCATCGGAATCTCTAGAAGCCTCTAGATTAATGCACTCAAATG ACGATTCGTTCCGCTCTGCTAATGGTGAATTCAGGGAGCTTCCCCCTGTTGAGTTGTCTAATCTTCCTTTCATTCTAAAg ACTGTATTAGAGGGCGGCATTACGGATCAGATTCGCGTGGCAGAGTTGATAACACAAGAT CGTGACTTTTTTCCAAAGCTAGTGGACATGTTCAGAATGTGCGAGGATTTAGAGAACTTAGATGATCTTCACATGATTTTCAAATTAGTCAAGGGAATAA TATTGTTGAACAGTCCATCGATCTTTGACAAGATCTTCTCTGATGAGTTTATTCTTGACATAATAGGTGCCCTTGAAT ATGATCCAGAGGTTCCAAGAGTGCAAAGGCACCGtgcttttctaaaggatcatgTAGTTTTCAAAGAG GCCATACATATTGAAAACAATTCTGTAGTTTCGAAGATACATCAAACATACAGAATAGGCTATCTTAAG GATGTTATACTACCACGAATATTGGATGATGCCACTCTAGCAAGTCTGAACACAATGATACACACAAATAATGCTTCT GTTATTTCCTTACTAAAGGATGATGCTCCTTTTATCAGACAGTTATTTGCTAGGATGAGATCATCAGATATTTCTATGGAATCAAAACGAGAATTG GTTCTGTTCTTGCATGAATTCTGCACTCTTAGTAAGAGCTTACCACTTGTTCAGCAGTTGCGACTGTTTCG AGATCTTTCAGGTGAAGGCGTTTTCGAAATAATTTCTGATGTGTTGCAAAGTCACGATAGAAAAATTGTTTCAGCTGG GACAGATATCCTTATACTTTTTCTTAATCAGGATCCTAACCTATTGAGGTCATATATTGTTCAGCAAGAAGGAAATTCTCTTCTAGGACTTCTG GTTAAAGGCATGGTAACTGACTTTGGCGAGGAAATGCATTGTCAGTTTCTAGAAATCCTTCGAATATTGATGGATTCTTTCACTATGTCTGGAGCACAT AGGGAGGTCATTATCGAGATTTTCTATGAAAGGCATCTTGATTATTTGGTTGATGTAATAGCATCCTCTTGTCCCCAGAGGAACATTTCTCGGTCAACATCTAACTCTGCATGTGCTGGTAGAAATGCTGGAGGATACCGAATCAAGCCTGAGATTTTGTTGAATGTTTGTGAACTGCTGTGCTTTTGCGTAGTTCATCATCCCTACAAAATTAA GTGTAATTTTCTTATGAACAATGCTATTGAGAAAATCCTTGCACTGACTCGACGGAAGGAGAAGTTTTTGGTTGTAGCAGCTGTTAGGTTTATGCGCACTATTATATCCAGAAAT GATGAGCATCTTATTCGCCTTGTTGTGAAGTTCAACTTGTTGAAACCAATAATTGATGTGTTTGTTGAAAATGGGGATAGATACAACATGCTACATTCAGGAGTACTTGAATTGTTGGAATACATACGAAAG GAAAATATAAAAACTCTTGTTATCTACGTTACTGAGTCTTTCTGGGATCAACTTACAAAGTTTGAACATTTTGGGAGTATTCAGGCCTTCAAACTCAAGTATCAACAG TATCTGGAGAGTGCTGAACCCAGGTTGAGTGCTAGTGTGCCTGACGTGAGAAAGAAAGCAGAACAAAGAGGTCTTGAGAAGGAAGAGGAAGACTACTTTAACGAGGACAG TGATGAAGAAGATTCAGGCTCTGGGCGGCGGGCTAAACATGCACAGAACCAGCATAGCAAGGCTAAGGTGCCCAATGGAAGTGAAGCTGATAACGTTGAAAGCGCCTCTAG GCCTAAATCTGCTGGACTTGTGGActatgatgacgacgacgatgaggacTTCAATCCACCACCAAAGGAGCCTTCTAGGCCTTCAGAGGATGATGTGCCCTTAAATATATCCATTGTGAAAAGGAGACCAGTGACCACAGTGGATGGAAAACATGCAGATGGGGATGGTCGCAAGAGGCAAAAGATAGAAACCAGAATTAGTTGTGCTAAAATTGCTGCGGCAACTAGTACGGCTAGTAAGCACAGAGATATACAGAACAAACATACTCCCCAGTCAGCTACATCAAGCACATCAAGTACTGAAGCCAATGGTGCTCTTAGGCAGCATGACACAAACTCCGAGGAGCATCAACATTCCATAGAGAATGCAGAAGCTTCCCGGCAACCTGGAGGTGATTGTATAAAAGATGTGGGCAGTATGTCTACCGAGAAGGCTGTAAATACCACAAACCCAAGTGATTCGGAGCCTTATTCAGTAAGATGA